The Candidatus Nomurabacteria bacterium DNA window TTCATTGGACGGTTATTCAGTTTCTCCTCTAGTTGCTGTATTTGTCTCAAGCTAAGACTTGCAAGGTCTGTTCCTTTGGGAAAATATCTGTGGATTACTCCAATACGGTTCTCTATAGTACCCTTCTCCAAACTGCTATATGGGTGACAGAAGTAAAACTTTACATTTAATTGCTGGCTTATCTCCTCGT harbors:
- a CDS encoding IS30 family transposase, with product MRVDSITADNGLENAKHEEISQQLNVKFYFCHPYSSLEKGTIENRIGVIHRYFPKGTDLASLSLRQIQQLEEKLNNRPMKCLNYLTPLQALRKEEVML